A portion of the Haemophilus influenzae genome contains these proteins:
- the topA gene encoding type I DNA topoisomerase yields the protein MSKSLVIVESPAKAKTINKYLGSQYVVKSSVGHIRDLPTVGSSTGEKAKPISTKGMDAEEKAKIKAEKERNALVKRMGIDPYHDWKANYQILPGKEKVVSELKSLAKKADHIYLATDLDREGEAIAWHLREVIGGNDDRFSRVVFNEITKNAIKQAFEKPEQLNMDRVNAQQTRRFLDRVVGFMVSPLLWKKVARGLSAGRVQSVAVKLLVEREREIKAFQPEEYWEVAVLTNNQNKQAIRLDVTDYKGKKFDPKNQKEAQSAVDFLNVSDYVVTDLETKPTSSRPRAPFITSTLQQTASTRLGFGVKKTMMLAQRLYEAGYITYMRTDSTNLSQDALNMARSYIENHFGAQYLPEKPNFYSSKENAQEAHEAIRPSDIRALPESLEGMEKDAVRLYDLIWRQFLACQMPPAQYDSSTLTVTAGDYTLKAKGRILRFDGWTKVLPQIGKNPEDQELPSVTVSEKLALKEVQPTQHFTKPPARFTEAALVKELEKRGIGRPSTYAAIISTIQERGYVRTENRRFYAEKMGEIVTDRLNESFGELMNYDFTANMEDTLDKIASGSVNWKTELNQFFKDFSSQLSKAELDELEGGMRPNNLVETDIKCPTCDRNMAIRTASTGVFLGCSGYALPPKERCKTTINLIPEAELLNVLDESSETKALMDRKRCTKCGTAMDSYVIDAHRKIHICGNNPNCDGYLIEEGSFKIKGYDGPVVECDKCGADMHLKLGRFGKYMGCTNCDNTRKILKNGEVAPPKEEPVHFPELKCEKSDAYFVLRDGASGVFMSAHNFPKSRETRPVKIAELVQYRERLPEKLAYLADAPQKDPEENEAIVRFSRKEKKQYVTSEKEGKATKWIVDFTNGKWVERKK from the coding sequence ATGAGTAAATCCTTGGTGATTGTGGAGTCGCCAGCAAAAGCAAAAACTATTAATAAGTATTTAGGTAGCCAATATGTCGTGAAATCGAGCGTGGGACATATTCGTGATTTGCCGACGGTTGGTTCTAGTACAGGTGAAAAAGCTAAACCAATTTCAACCAAAGGTATGGATGCCGAAGAAAAAGCAAAAATTAAGGCAGAAAAGGAACGTAACGCCTTAGTTAAACGTATGGGGATTGATCCTTATCACGATTGGAAAGCAAATTATCAGATTCTGCCTGGTAAAGAAAAAGTGGTTTCCGAATTAAAGTCGCTTGCTAAAAAAGCAGATCACATTTATCTCGCAACCGACTTGGATAGAGAAGGGGAAGCGATTGCGTGGCATTTACGTGAAGTGATTGGTGGTAACGATGATCGTTTTAGTCGCGTGGTGTTTAACGAAATAACTAAAAATGCCATTAAACAGGCTTTTGAAAAGCCTGAACAATTAAATATGGATCGTGTTAATGCTCAACAAACTCGTCGTTTTTTAGATAGAGTAGTGGGCTTTATGGTGTCGCCATTACTTTGGAAAAAAGTGGCACGCGGGCTTTCTGCTGGTCGAGTTCAATCGGTTGCGGTTAAATTATTAGTCGAACGCGAGCGTGAAATTAAAGCGTTCCAGCCTGAAGAATATTGGGAAGTTGCCGTCCTTACAAATAATCAAAATAAACAAGCTATACGCTTGGATGTTACGGATTATAAAGGCAAGAAATTTGATCCAAAAAATCAAAAAGAAGCACAAAGTGCGGTAGATTTTCTGAATGTTTCAGATTACGTTGTCACAGATTTAGAAACTAAGCCAACAAGTTCTCGCCCTCGAGCACCATTTATTACATCAACGCTTCAACAAACTGCAAGTACTCGCTTGGGATTTGGCGTTAAGAAGACAATGATGTTAGCTCAACGTTTATATGAAGCGGGTTACATTACTTATATGCGTACGGATTCAACCAATTTGAGTCAAGATGCGCTTAATATGGCGCGTAGCTATATTGAAAATCATTTTGGTGCACAATATTTACCAGAAAAACCAAATTTCTATTCTAGTAAAGAAAATGCGCAAGAGGCGCATGAGGCTATTCGTCCATCGGATATTCGAGCATTGCCTGAATCTTTAGAGGGAATGGAAAAAGATGCGGTACGCCTTTATGATTTAATTTGGCGTCAATTCTTAGCATGTCAAATGCCACCTGCACAATATGATAGTAGCACGCTGACCGTTACCGCTGGCGATTATACCTTGAAAGCAAAGGGAAGAATTTTACGTTTTGATGGTTGGACAAAAGTATTGCCACAGATAGGTAAAAATCCTGAAGATCAAGAATTGCCTTCAGTTACTGTGTCAGAAAAACTTGCTTTAAAAGAAGTGCAACCAACACAACACTTTACCAAACCACCTGCTCGTTTTACTGAAGCGGCTTTAGTAAAAGAATTGGAAAAACGTGGTATTGGCAGACCTTCCACTTATGCGGCAATTATTTCCACTATTCAAGAACGTGGTTATGTTCGTACTGAAAATCGTCGTTTCTATGCAGAAAAAATGGGCGAAATTGTGACTGATCGCCTCAATGAGTCTTTTGGTGAATTAATGAATTACGATTTCACCGCGAATATGGAAGATACTTTAGATAAAATTGCCTCTGGTTCAGTAAATTGGAAAACTGAATTGAATCAATTCTTTAAGGATTTTTCTAGCCAGCTTTCTAAAGCTGAATTAGATGAACTTGAAGGCGGTATGCGCCCGAATAATCTCGTGGAAACCGATATTAAATGCCCAACCTGTGACAGAAATATGGCCATTCGTACGGCAAGTACGGGGGTATTTTTAGGATGCTCGGGTTATGCATTGCCGCCAAAAGAGCGGTGTAAAACGACGATTAATTTAATTCCTGAAGCGGAATTATTAAATGTTTTAGATGAATCTTCAGAAACTAAAGCATTAATGGATCGTAAACGTTGCACAAAATGTGGAACGGCAATGGACAGCTATGTAATCGATGCCCATCGTAAAATCCATATTTGCGGTAATAATCCAAATTGTGATGGGTATTTAATTGAAGAAGGCTCATTCAAAATTAAAGGTTATGATGGCCCTGTTGTTGAGTGTGATAAATGCGGTGCCGATATGCATCTAAAACTTGGTCGTTTTGGCAAGTATATGGGATGTACAAATTGTGATAACACGCGCAAAATTTTGAAAAATGGCGAGGTCGCACCACCGAAAGAAGAGCCAGTACATTTCCCTGAGTTAAAATGCGAAAAATCTGATGCATATTTTGTATTGCGTGATGGTGCGAGTGGTGTATTTATGTCAGCCCATAACTTCCCTAAATCACGCGAAACACGCCCAGTTAAAATCGCTGAACTAGTGCAATATCGCGAGCGTTTACCTGAAAAATTAGCTTATTTAGCCGATGCTCCACAAAAAGACCCAGAAGAGAATGAAGCGATTGTTCGTTTTAGTCGCAAAGAGAAAAAACAATATGTCACTTCTGAAAAAGAGGGAAAAGCGACGAAATGGATTGTTGATTTCACCAATGGAAAATGGGTTGAACGAAAGAAATAA
- a CDS encoding LysR family transcriptional regulator — MDKLNAISIFCKVIETQSFTLAAKQQNISVAMASKLVSQLEEHLKTRLLQRTTRKIMPTEAGMMYYQRCQGILLDLDEADSSITHLTSSLQGNLLISVPRDFGLLFIAPNLPTFMAKHPHLHIEVEFNDKKIDLLSEGYDLALRIGYMEDSSLVSRKIGTTTVHFAASPNYLETNGIPQTPDDLEHHNGLLYKNAMNQVNWVGSRINQTQRFKIQSKVVSNSGFALLNMAKAGLGIANLPKFILGRAFEKGELIEILPEYKQQKLEIHVVYPNRRHLPIKVRAFIEFLSGLGLCSEILENHEDNI, encoded by the coding sequence ATGGATAAACTCAACGCGATTTCTATTTTCTGCAAAGTCATTGAAACCCAAAGTTTTACTTTGGCAGCAAAGCAACAAAATATTTCTGTGGCGATGGCAAGCAAATTAGTTTCACAATTAGAAGAACATTTAAAAACACGATTGTTACAACGTACCACCAGAAAAATTATGCCTACTGAAGCTGGAATGATGTATTATCAACGTTGCCAAGGAATTTTGCTTGATTTAGATGAAGCAGATTCCAGCATCACCCACCTTACCAGTTCATTACAAGGAAATTTACTGATTTCCGTTCCTCGTGATTTTGGTTTACTTTTTATTGCACCAAATTTACCCACTTTTATGGCTAAGCATCCTCATTTGCATATTGAAGTTGAATTTAATGATAAGAAAATCGATTTATTATCCGAAGGCTATGATCTTGCTCTTCGTATTGGTTATATGGAAGATAGCTCGTTGGTTTCACGTAAAATAGGAACTACTACTGTTCATTTTGCAGCGTCGCCTAATTATCTTGAAACGAATGGTATTCCACAAACGCCTGATGATTTAGAACATCACAATGGCTTACTTTATAAAAATGCAATGAATCAGGTAAATTGGGTTGGTTCACGTATAAATCAAACCCAACGTTTCAAAATCCAATCCAAAGTGGTAAGCAATAGCGGTTTTGCCTTATTAAATATGGCAAAAGCGGGACTAGGTATTGCTAATTTACCAAAATTTATTTTAGGTAGAGCCTTTGAAAAAGGCGAGCTTATTGAAATATTGCCAGAATATAAACAACAAAAATTAGAAATTCATGTGGTCTATCCAAACAGAAGACATTTACCAATAAAAGTGCGGGCATTTATTGAATTTTTATCTGGATTGGGCTTGTGTTCAGAAATTTTGGAAAATCATGAAGATAATATTTAA
- the pntB gene encoding Re/Si-specific NAD(P)(+) transhydrogenase subunit beta: protein MSEGLVQAAYILAALLFIMSLAGLSKHETAKAGCWFGIVGMTIALIATIFGPHSEGTFWIIIAMIIGGAIGVQRALKVEMTEMPELVAILHSFVGLAAVLVGFNSYGLHHEALMPEGLDAAAQAAFVAEQVVLTNIHNVEVFLGIFIGAVTFTGSVVAFGKLSGKINSKALMLPHRHKLNLAALVVSALLMVAFLNNPESIFPVLLMTAIALAFGWHLVASIGGADMPVVVSMLNSYSGWAAAAAGFMLNNDLLIVTGALVGSSGAILSYIMCKAMNRSFVSVIAGGFGNDVQVSSSEEQGEHRETTAEEVAELLKNASSVIITPGYGMAVAQAQYPVADITAKLRERGVNVRFGIHPVAGRLPGHMNVLLAEAKVPYDVVLEMDEINDDFADTDVVLVIGANDTVNPAAMEDPNSPIAGMPVLEVWKAQNVIVFKRSMAVGYAGVQNPLFFKENTQMLFGDAKDRVEDILKAL from the coding sequence ATGTCTGAAGGTTTAGTACAGGCTGCGTATATTTTAGCAGCATTACTTTTCATTATGAGCTTGGCAGGACTTTCTAAACATGAAACTGCTAAAGCAGGTTGTTGGTTCGGTATTGTTGGTATGACAATTGCCCTTATCGCAACCATTTTTGGCCCTCATTCTGAAGGAACATTTTGGATCATTATTGCGATGATCATTGGTGGAGCAATCGGTGTTCAACGTGCATTAAAAGTAGAAATGACTGAAATGCCAGAACTTGTGGCGATTCTTCACAGTTTTGTCGGTTTAGCAGCTGTACTCGTTGGCTTTAATAGCTATGGTTTACACCATGAGGCGTTAATGCCAGAAGGATTAGATGCAGCAGCACAAGCCGCATTTGTAGCAGAGCAAGTAGTATTAACGAATATTCATAATGTTGAAGTATTTTTAGGTATTTTTATCGGTGCAGTAACTTTCACTGGTTCTGTTGTTGCATTTGGTAAATTAAGCGGAAAAATTAATTCAAAAGCATTAATGTTACCGCATCGCCATAAATTAAATTTAGCCGCACTTGTGGTATCTGCATTATTGATGGTTGCATTCTTGAATAATCCAGAAAGCATTTTCCCTGTGTTATTAATGACAGCGATTGCGCTTGCATTTGGATGGCACTTAGTGGCATCAATCGGTGGGGCAGATATGCCAGTTGTAGTATCAATGCTTAACTCTTATTCAGGTTGGGCAGCAGCTGCGGCAGGTTTTATGTTGAATAATGATTTGCTGATCGTTACAGGTGCGCTTGTTGGTTCTTCTGGTGCAATTCTTTCTTACATTATGTGTAAAGCGATGAACCGTTCATTTGTGAGCGTCATTGCGGGTGGTTTTGGTAACGATGTTCAAGTTTCTTCAAGCGAAGAACAAGGCGAACACCGTGAAACTACAGCAGAAGAAGTAGCTGAGTTGTTGAAAAATGCAAGTTCTGTGATTATCACGCCGGGATATGGTATGGCTGTTGCACAAGCACAATATCCAGTCGCTGATATTACGGCAAAATTGCGTGAACGTGGTGTGAACGTTCGTTTTGGTATTCACCCTGTTGCAGGACGTTTACCGGGCCACATGAACGTGCTTTTAGCTGAAGCGAAAGTACCTTACGATGTCGTACTTGAAATGGATGAAATCAATGATGATTTTGCTGATACCGATGTGGTATTGGTTATAGGTGCGAACGATACGGTAAACCCAGCGGCGATGGAAGATCCAAATAGCCCAATCGCGGGAATGCCTGTGTTAGAAGTATGGAAAGCACAAAATGTGATTGTGTTCAAACGTTCAATGGCAGTGGGTTACGCTGGCGTACAAAACCCATTATTCTTCAAAGAGAATACGCAAATGCTCTTTGGTGATGCAAAAGATCGCGTTGAAGATATCTTAAAAGCATTATAA
- the pntA gene encoding Re/Si-specific NAD(P)(+) transhydrogenase subunit alpha codes for MLIGVPRELLENESRVAATPKTVQQILKLGFDVIVEHDAGFKASFEDQAFLEAGAKIGTSAEIWQSDIIFKVNAPTDEEIAQMKEGATLVSFIWRMQNPELMKKLTAKKINVLAMDAVPRISRAQALDALSSMANISGYRAVIEAAHEFGSFFTGQITAAGKVPPAKVLVIGAGVAGLAAIGAANSLGAIVRAFDSRPEVKEQVQSMGASFLEIDFKEEGGSGDGYAKVMSEEFNRRAMELYAEQAKEVDIIITTAAIPGKPAPRLITKEMVDSMKPGSVIVDLAAATGGNCEYTQAGKVVTTENQVKVIGYTDFPSRLPTQSSQLYGTNLVNLLKLLCKEKDGNINIDFEDVVLRGVTVVRDGEEIPPAQIQVSAQPKQETKAAPVAEKKESKPTDPRVKYGVMAGVGVLFLWLASVAPAAFLSHFTVFVLACVVGYYVVWNVSHALHTPLMAVTNAISGIIIVGALLQIRQPTGNLFIDALAFVAILVASINIFGGFRVTQRMLAMFRKG; via the coding sequence ATGTTAATTGGTGTACCTAGAGAGCTGCTTGAGAATGAGAGCCGTGTGGCGGCAACGCCGAAAACGGTTCAGCAAATATTGAAATTGGGCTTTGACGTGATCGTTGAACACGATGCAGGTTTTAAAGCTAGTTTTGAAGATCAAGCATTTTTAGAGGCAGGCGCGAAGATCGGTACGTCGGCTGAAATTTGGCAATCGGATATTATCTTCAAAGTAAATGCACCGACAGATGAAGAAATCGCTCAAATGAAGGAAGGGGCAACTCTCGTGAGCTTTATTTGGCGCATGCAAAATCCTGAGTTAATGAAAAAACTCACCGCGAAGAAAATTAATGTGTTAGCAATGGATGCGGTGCCTCGTATTTCTCGTGCGCAAGCATTGGATGCGCTTTCTTCTATGGCGAATATTTCTGGTTATCGTGCTGTCATTGAAGCTGCACATGAATTCGGTAGCTTCTTTACTGGGCAAATTACTGCAGCAGGTAAAGTTCCACCAGCAAAAGTGTTGGTTATTGGTGCGGGTGTGGCTGGTTTGGCGGCAATTGGTGCAGCAAATAGCCTTGGGGCGATTGTTCGTGCTTTTGACTCTCGTCCTGAAGTGAAAGAGCAAGTTCAGAGTATGGGTGCGAGCTTCTTAGAAATTGATTTCAAAGAAGAAGGTGGCAGTGGCGATGGTTATGCGAAAGTGATGTCGGAAGAATTTAACCGTCGTGCGATGGAGCTTTATGCAGAACAAGCTAAAGAAGTCGATATTATTATTACTACGGCAGCCATTCCGGGTAAACCAGCGCCTCGTTTAATCACCAAAGAAATGGTGGATTCAATGAAACCAGGTTCGGTGATTGTGGATTTAGCAGCTGCAACTGGCGGTAACTGTGAATATACGCAAGCAGGGAAAGTTGTTACAACTGAAAACCAAGTGAAAGTGATTGGTTATACAGATTTCCCAAGCCGTTTACCAACGCAATCTTCTCAACTTTATGGCACAAACTTAGTCAATTTATTAAAACTTTTGTGCAAAGAGAAAGATGGCAATATTAATATTGATTTTGAAGATGTGGTTCTTCGCGGTGTAACCGTTGTTCGTGATGGGGAAGAAATTCCACCAGCACAAATTCAAGTGTCTGCACAACCAAAACAAGAAACCAAAGCTGCACCAGTGGCAGAGAAAAAAGAATCTAAACCAACAGATCCTCGTGTGAAATACGGTGTGATGGCTGGTGTTGGCGTGTTATTCCTTTGGTTAGCTTCTGTGGCGCCAGCTGCATTTTTATCACATTTCACCGTATTTGTTTTAGCTTGTGTGGTGGGTTATTACGTGGTTTGGAATGTTAGCCATGCACTTCACACACCATTAATGGCAGTAACAAATGCAATTTCAGGCATTATTATTGTAGGTGCGTTATTACAAATTCGTCAGCCAACAGGCAATCTATTTATCGATGCGTTAGCTTTTGTGGCGATTTTGGTGGCAAGCATCAATATTTTTGGTGGTTTCCGTGTCACACAACGTATGTTAGCAATGTTTAGAAAAGGTTAA
- a CDS encoding glycogen/starch/alpha-glucan phosphorylase — MIMDNFDSPFQYNRPEMTVEAIKKSIVYKLIFLIGRSPREASQRDWLNATLHAVRDLVTEGWITTARQTRAEDSRRVYYLSMEFLIGRTLSNAMIAEGIYGLAQEALSELNVDLEEVLEKEVDPGLGNGGLGRLAACFMDSIATLGLPGMGYGIRYEYGMFRQKIENGQQVERPDAWLEKGAPWEFIRPSKRFTIEFGGNIHFEGKKCIWQDTEKVTALAYDQMIPGYQNNSAATLRLWSAHAGEVFNLADFNRGEHLAALEEHSANKNLSRVLYPDDSTWNGRELRLRQEYFLVSASLQDILRRHKRTHDGLENLADKVAIHLNDTHPALAIPELMRILVDDEGFEWKKAWEMTHNIFSYTCHTLMSEALETWPVEMMAKILPRHLQMIFEINDHFLEYVRTYVTTDNDFIRRVSLIEEGYQRKVRMGWLSVVGSHKINGVAEIHSDLMVTSTFADFARIFPERFTNVTNGITPRRWLAVANPQLAALFDKYIGSEWRCDLSQIAKLKPFAQEKAFKEAVADIKFANKVKLAEYVKCELGVELDPHALFDVQVKRIHEYKRQMLNVLHIIARYNEMLANPEKDWQPRVFILAGKAASAYYAAKQTIHLINDVANVINNDERLKGRLKVVFIPNYSVSLAQLIIPAADISEQISLAGTEASGTSNMKFALNGALTLGTLDGANVEILENVGEDNIFIFGNTVEQVEQLRREGYRSFEYYQNDAQLRTVVDQIIEGKFSPEDPQRYHQLLQGLQYHDYYQAFADFRSYVETQKAVDEKYKQRDQWIESTIQNIVNMGFFSSDRTIKEYAERIWKVEPVQLGD, encoded by the coding sequence ATGATAATGGATAACTTTGATTCTCCATTCCAATATAATCGTCCTGAAATGACCGTTGAAGCGATTAAAAAATCAATCGTTTACAAACTCATTTTCTTAATCGGTCGCTCTCCACGTGAAGCGAGCCAACGCGATTGGCTAAATGCAACACTCCACGCTGTGCGTGATTTAGTAACAGAGGGTTGGATCACTACTGCTCGCCAAACTCGTGCGGAAGATTCTCGCCGTGTTTACTACCTTTCAATGGAATTTTTAATCGGACGTACGCTATCTAATGCGATGATTGCAGAAGGCATTTATGGATTAGCACAGGAAGCACTTTCTGAATTAAATGTGGATTTAGAAGAAGTGTTGGAAAAAGAAGTTGATCCTGGCTTGGGCAATGGCGGTTTAGGCCGTTTAGCGGCGTGCTTTATGGATTCGATTGCGACCCTTGGCTTACCAGGTATGGGCTACGGTATTCGTTATGAATATGGTATGTTCCGCCAAAAAATTGAAAACGGTCAGCAAGTAGAACGCCCAGATGCGTGGCTTGAAAAAGGAGCACCTTGGGAATTTATTCGTCCATCAAAACGTTTTACTATAGAATTTGGCGGAAACATTCATTTCGAGGGCAAAAAATGTATTTGGCAAGATACCGAAAAAGTGACCGCACTTGCTTACGATCAAATGATTCCAGGTTATCAAAATAATTCTGCTGCGACATTACGTTTATGGTCGGCACACGCAGGGGAAGTGTTTAACCTTGCCGACTTCAACCGTGGCGAACATTTAGCCGCATTAGAAGAACACTCCGCAAATAAAAACTTATCACGCGTGCTTTACCCTGACGATTCTACGTGGAATGGTCGCGAATTGCGTTTACGTCAAGAGTATTTCTTAGTCTCTGCATCACTTCAAGATATTTTACGCCGTCACAAACGCACCCACGATGGCCTTGAAAACTTGGCAGATAAAGTGGCGATCCACCTAAACGATACTCACCCAGCGTTAGCGATTCCTGAATTAATGCGTATTTTAGTGGATGATGAAGGTTTTGAATGGAAAAAAGCGTGGGAGATGACGCATAATATTTTCTCTTACACCTGCCATACTTTAATGTCCGAAGCGTTAGAAACTTGGCCAGTGGAAATGATGGCGAAAATCTTACCGCGTCATTTACAGATGATTTTTGAAATTAACGATCATTTCTTGGAATATGTCCGCACTTATGTGACGACTGACAACGATTTTATCCGTCGCGTTTCTCTTATCGAAGAAGGCTACCAACGCAAAGTGCGTATGGGATGGCTATCCGTTGTAGGTTCACACAAAATTAACGGGGTTGCCGAAATCCACTCTGATTTAATGGTAACTTCAACCTTTGCCGATTTTGCTCGTATTTTCCCAGAACGCTTTACCAATGTAACAAACGGTATCACACCGCGTCGTTGGTTAGCCGTTGCGAATCCACAATTAGCCGCATTGTTTGATAAATATATCGGCTCAGAATGGCGTTGCGATTTAAGCCAAATCGCAAAACTTAAACCATTCGCACAAGAAAAAGCATTTAAAGAGGCTGTCGCTGACATTAAATTTGCCAATAAAGTGAAATTGGCGGAGTACGTAAAATGCGAGTTAGGGGTAGAGCTTGATCCGCACGCTTTATTTGATGTTCAAGTAAAACGTATTCACGAATACAAACGCCAAATGTTGAACGTGTTGCATATTATCGCTCGCTACAATGAAATGCTTGCCAACCCTGAAAAAGATTGGCAACCTCGCGTATTTATTCTAGCAGGTAAAGCGGCTTCAGCTTATTATGCGGCGAAACAAACCATTCACTTAATCAATGATGTGGCAAATGTAATCAACAACGATGAACGTTTGAAAGGCCGCTTGAAAGTAGTGTTTATCCCGAACTACAGCGTAAGCCTTGCACAGCTTATCATCCCAGCAGCAGATATTTCAGAGCAAATTTCACTTGCAGGTACAGAGGCTTCTGGCACCAGTAATATGAAATTTGCCCTTAACGGTGCATTGACACTCGGTACACTTGACGGTGCGAACGTAGAGATCTTGGAAAACGTGGGTGAAGATAACATCTTTATTTTCGGTAACACTGTGGAGCAAGTTGAGCAACTTCGTCGAGAAGGGTATCGATCATTTGAATACTATCAAAATGATGCTCAATTACGCACCGTCGTGGATCAAATTATTGAAGGTAAATTCTCACCAGAAGATCCTCAACGTTATCATCAACTATTACAAGGCTTGCAATACCACGATTATTATCAAGCGTTCGCTGATTTCCGTAGTTATGTAGAAACTCAAAAAGCCGTAGATGAAAAATATAAACAACGCGACCAATGGATTGAAAGCACCATCCAAAATATCGTGAATATGGGCTTCTTCTCATCTGACCGCACAATTAAAGAGTATGCGGAGAGAATTTGGAAAGTTGAGCCTGTTCAATTAGGTGATTAA
- the glgA gene encoding glycogen synthase GlgA, whose protein sequence is MKILHVCSELYPLLKTGGLADVLGALPQAQNQIGLDARVLLPAYPAITAGIPHTQVVAEFDNFAGHVVLRYGEYNGVGIYLIDAPHLYGREGNPYHNAYYNDYGDNYKRFALLGWVGAELATGLDSWWRAEVVHAHDWHAGLCAAYLFNKGKPAKSVFTIHNLAYQGQFSYHHLYEIGLPAGMFNVDGLELFGQISYLKSGLFYSDASTTVSPTYAEEITTPEFAYGLQGLLSGLKAQGRLVGILNGVDENIWHPNVDQYIPHHYKLKYMTGKKKNKAELQAYFNLPQDESALAFVMVTRLTEQKGVDLLIESADEIVKQGGQLMILGSGAPHLEQGIRELAVQYPDNIAVKIGYDEALSHLMVAGGDVILVPSRFEPCGLTQLYGLQYGTLPLVRKTGGLADTVVDSTSESIKARTATGFVFESATPEALRHCLQRAFALWQKPRAWAMIRTDAMEQDFSWRKAAEQYRTLYECL, encoded by the coding sequence ATGAAAATACTACATGTTTGCTCGGAACTCTATCCGCTATTAAAAACAGGCGGGCTTGCCGATGTTTTAGGGGCATTACCCCAAGCACAAAACCAAATCGGGTTGGATGCTCGCGTTTTATTGCCTGCTTATCCTGCAATTACAGCAGGTATTCCGCATACCCAAGTGGTTGCCGAATTTGACAACTTCGCTGGGCACGTGGTGTTGCGTTATGGAGAATATAACGGTGTCGGGATCTATTTGATTGACGCACCGCACTTATACGGTCGCGAAGGCAATCCTTACCACAATGCCTATTACAATGACTACGGCGACAATTACAAACGTTTTGCTTTGCTCGGTTGGGTGGGGGCAGAATTAGCTACAGGTTTAGACAGCTGGTGGCGTGCAGAAGTGGTACATGCTCACGATTGGCACGCAGGGCTTTGTGCAGCTTATTTGTTCAACAAAGGCAAACCAGCAAAATCGGTGTTCACTATTCATAACTTGGCGTATCAAGGGCAGTTTTCTTATCATCATTTGTACGAAATTGGTTTGCCAGCAGGCATGTTTAATGTGGACGGTTTGGAGTTATTCGGACAAATTTCTTATTTAAAATCAGGCTTGTTCTATTCTGATGCAAGCACGACTGTTAGCCCAACTTATGCAGAAGAAATCACGACACCTGAATTTGCCTATGGTTTACAAGGCTTACTTTCTGGCTTAAAAGCTCAAGGTCGTTTGGTGGGGATATTAAACGGCGTGGACGAAAATATTTGGCATCCGAACGTGGATCAATACATCCCACACCATTACAAGCTGAAATATATGACAGGCAAAAAGAAAAACAAAGCTGAATTGCAAGCGTATTTCAATTTGCCACAAGATGAATCTGCCTTGGCATTTGTGATGGTCACCCGTTTAACCGAACAAAAAGGTGTCGATTTATTAATCGAAAGTGCAGACGAAATCGTTAAACAAGGCGGACAGTTGATGATTTTGGGCTCTGGTGCACCGCACTTAGAACAAGGTATTCGTGAGCTTGCAGTACAATATCCTGACAATATTGCGGTAAAAATCGGTTACGATGAAGCCCTTTCGCATTTAATGGTGGCGGGTGGCGATGTGATTTTAGTGCCAAGCCGTTTCGAGCCTTGTGGCTTAACCCAACTTTATGGTTTGCAATATGGCACACTTCCACTTGTTCGTAAAACGGGTGGTTTGGCAGATACGGTGGTGGATAGCACTTCAGAAAGTATTAAAGCTCGCACCGCAACAGGTTTTGTGTTTGAAAGTGCAACTCCTGAAGCTCTCCGCCATTGCTTGCAACGTGCCTTTGCCTTATGGCAAAAACCGCGTGCGTGGGCGATGATTCGCACCGATGCAATGGAACAAGACTTCAGCTGGCGTAAAGCTGCAGAGCAATATAGAACGCTTTATGAATGCTTGTAG